From the Psychrobacillus sp. FSL K6-4046 genome, one window contains:
- a CDS encoding helix-turn-helix transcriptional regulator: MAFYEHIRAYREQLDITQMEAAKRMGIDHSALSKYEKGDLAIPITLLGTIQEVYAIPKDDFLHMLMGKPSKSKNPGLEARESRARYLESFYEENIAPLQHLKEFRELVMDIKSHSNDDKELKRYIKKLKTE, translated from the coding sequence ATGGCCTTTTACGAGCATATCCGAGCGTACCGTGAACAATTAGATATTACACAAATGGAAGCTGCGAAAAGAATGGGCATTGATCATTCTGCTTTGTCTAAGTACGAAAAAGGTGATTTAGCAATCCCTATCACCTTACTGGGAACAATCCAGGAGGTTTATGCCATACCTAAGGATGATTTTTTACATATGCTGATGGGCAAGCCTTCTAAAAGTAAGAACCCTGGGCTAGAGGCGCGAGAAAGCCGAGCAAGATACTTAGAGTCCTTTTACGAGGAAAACATCGCACCACTACAGCATCTGAAAGAGTTCCGTGAGTTAGTGATGGATATTAAATCACATTCTAACGACGACAAAGAGCTCAAGCGGTATATAAAGAAATTAAAAACAGAGTAA
- a CDS encoding transcriptional regulator yields the protein MLLVQLMKPFYTQLEGDRIKLVFAYQYFSLRKDDELFDFIPVEGKEIIVNANSLQVENLSEVFVFQKGNRFIRLPLYQLLLVSDIHVHLQTIINANNVDESSSMLLEGTQEIIDHLEKENFDRMIDYALLHKDATLFRELQQYKDTYGGHHVD from the coding sequence ATGTTACTTGTACAATTAATGAAGCCTTTTTATACTCAGCTGGAAGGGGATAGGATCAAGCTGGTCTTCGCCTATCAATACTTTTCCTTGCGTAAGGACGATGAGCTTTTTGACTTCATACCTGTAGAAGGAAAAGAGATCATAGTTAACGCTAACTCGTTACAAGTCGAGAACCTGTCCGAAGTATTTGTCTTCCAAAAAGGAAATCGTTTTATTCGACTTCCTCTATACCAACTCCTATTAGTCTCTGATATTCATGTACACCTTCAAACCATTATTAATGCAAACAATGTAGACGAGTCTAGCTCGATGCTATTAGAAGGAACACAGGAAATTATAGACCATTTAGAAAAAGAAAATTTTGATAGAATGATAGATTATGCCTTACTCCATAAAGATGCAACTCTATTTAGAGAACTACAACAATACAAAGACACGTACGGAGGACATCATGTCGACTAA